The following are encoded in a window of Scleropages formosus chromosome 7, fSclFor1.1, whole genome shotgun sequence genomic DNA:
- the LOC108937776 gene encoding atypical chemokine receptor 2, giving the protein MKTGSKTSGTHPNPEPRLPIGNFIMTAVETTVNTTAELEYIYDYSLYYEEHDQDQYAPCDKSHVRAFQRIFLPTLYSILTVLSIAGNLLLAIILLKCTRLRGVASLLLLNMALSDMLFAVTLPFWAVSAHSHWLFGSAGCKTLTAVFTLNLYSSIFFITCMSLEAYLCVVWACNERTARGRRASMCVAVWILACLSAVPSLAFATVEETDGKMQCVYSFGEVHISPWRLFMKFQLNICGFLLPFLAMSFFFLRILCVMPRSGMRKKFKVLWLALLLLGVFFLFWFPYNLMVFLHSLQDLHVLSDCALSANLDFATHFTESLAFVHACLNLLMYAAVNRRFRNELSKILKRMCHRGREYSLECTGSTSPMSAPSPTIVLTTVC; this is encoded by the coding sequence CCTTCCAATTGGAAACTTCATCATGACCGCAGTGGAAACAACAGTAAACACTACTGCAGAGCTGGAGTATATATATGACTACAGTCTATATTATGAAGAGCATGACCAGGACCAATATGCACCTTGTGACAAGTCGCATGTGAGGGCTTTTCAGAGAATTTTTCTGCCCACATTGTACTCCATCCTGACTGTGCTCAGTATAGCAGGCAATCTGCTGCTGGCCATTATTCTGCTCAAGTGCACCAGGCTGAGGGGTGTTGCATCTCTGCTCCTTCTCAATATGGCCCTTTCCGACATGCTGTTTGCAGTCACTCTGCCATTCTGGGCCGTGTCTGCGCACTCCCACTGGCTCTTTGGTTCCGCAGGCTGCAAAACCCTCACTGCCGTTTTCACTCTGAATCTGTACAGCAGCATCTTCTTCATCACTTGCATGAGTCTTGAGGCCTACCTCTGCGTGGTCTGGGCTTGCAATGAGCGCACGGCACGAGGCCGGAGGGCCTCAATGTGTGTTGCCGTGTGGATCCTCGCCTGTTTGTCAGCTGTACCGAGCCTCGCCTTTGCCACTGTCGAGGAGACAGATGGAAAGATGCAGTGCGTGTACAGCTTTGGAGAAGTGCACATCTCGCCCTGGAGACTTTTCATGAAGTTCCAGCTGAACATTTGTGGATTCCTCCTGCCCTTCCTCGCCATGTCCTTCTTCTTCCTGCGCATCCTGTGTGTGATGCCTAGATCAGGCATGAGGAAGAAGTTCAAAGTGCTCTGGctggctctgctgctgctgggggtctTCTTTCTGTTCTGGTTCCCCTACAACCTGATGGTCTTCCTGCACTCCCTGCAGGACCTCCATGTCCTCTCGGACTGCGCCCTGAGCGCTAACCTGGACTTTGCCACGCACTTCACGGAGAGCTTAGCCTTTGTACACGCTTGTCTGAATCTTCTTATGTACGCTGCCGTTAACAGGAGGTTTCGGAATGAGCTCAGCAAGATACTGAAGAGGATGTGCCATCGGGGGAGGGAGTACTCCTTGGAGTGCACAGGAAGCACAAGTCCAATGTCAGCACCGAGCCCAACAATAGTGCTGACCACTGTGTGTTAA
- the LOC108919335 gene encoding 5-beta-cholestane-3-alpha,7-alpha-diol 12-alpha-hydroxylase-like: MHVLLPVLLAILACLLGGLYLLGAFRRRRPGEPPLDKGPMPWLGHVLEFRRDTSKFLQRMKKKHGDIFTVQLGGFYFTFIMDPLSFGAVVKESRGKLDFFKFAEQLVARVFGYMAMENEHKHMQLSSNKHLMGDGLVVMTQAMMGNLQNLMLYSLGQGDNQKTWKEEALFNYCYNILFRAGYLTLFGNEVACSSKSPEKAEELDRVTSNELFYKFQKYDKLFPDLAYGVLPPREKMEAERLKRLFWDKFSVENVNKRENVSGWILEHQQFREENGVEKSMQDRFMFLLLWASQSNTGPTAFWLLLYLMKHPEAMRAVQKEVEEVLRATEQTVKPGGPLINLTRDMLLQTPVLDGVVEETLRLTTAPVLTRAVVEDMILKMADGREYKVRQGDRVSLFPYVAVHIDPDVHPDPLTFKYDRFLTPEGTRKTDFYKNGKKVKYYSMPWGAGVSMCPGRFFATGEVKQFVFLMLSYFEFELTDPEEKIPSINCRRWGFGSMHPTRNVQFRYRLRF, from the coding sequence ATGCACGTTCTGTTGCCAGTCCTTCTTGCCATCTTGGCATGCTTGCTTGGGGGACTGTACCTCCTGGGGGCCTTTCGCAGGCGTCGCCCCGGAGAGCCGCCGCTGGACAAAGGGCCCATGCCTTGGCTCGGACATGTGCTGGAATTCCGGAGGGACACCTCCAAGTTTCTCCAgaggatgaaaaagaaacatgggGACATTTTCACTGTGCAGCTGGGAGGCTTTTACTTCACATTCATCATGGACCCCCTGTCCTTTGGAGCAGTAGTTAAGGAGTCCAGAGGAAAACTGGACTTTTTCAAGTTTGCAGAGCAGCTGGTGGCGAGGGTGTTTGGCTACATGGCCATGGAGAATGAACATAAGCACATGCAGCTGTCCAGCAACAAGCATCTGATGGGAGACGGCCTGGTGGTCATGACTCAGGCTATGATGGGAAACCTGCAGAACTTGATGCTATACAGCTTGGGCCAGGGTGACAACCAGAAGACCTGGAAGGAAGAGGCACTGTTCAACTACTGCTACAACATTTTGTTCCGGGCTGGTTACTTGACTCTCTTCGGCAACGAGGTTGCTTGCTCCTCAAAAAGTCCAGAGAAAGCTGAAGAGCTTGACAGGGTGACCTCCAATGAGCTCTTCTATAAGTTCCAGAAGTATGACAAGCTTTTCCCTGATTTGGCCTATGGGGTCTTACCCCCAAGAGAGAAGATGGAAGCTGAGAGGCTGAAGAGGTTGTTCTGGGACAAATTTTCTGTTGAGAACGTTAATAAAAGAGAGAACGTCAGTGGATGGATTTTGGAACATCAGCAGTTCAGGGAAGAGAATGGAGTGGAGAAGTCCATGCAGGACCGGTTCATGTTCCTACTGCTCTGGGCCTCACAGAGTAATACAGGCCCTACAGCCTTCTGGCTTCTTCTGTACCTCATGAAGCACCCAGAAGCTATGAGAGCTGTCcagaaggaggtggaggaggtgctGAGGGCCACAGAGCAGACGGTGAAGCCAGGAGGCCCCCTCATTAACCTGACTCGTGACATGCTGCTCCAGACCCCTGTCCTTGACGGTGTTGTTGAGGAAACCTTGAGACTGACAACTGCCCCAGTTCTTACTAGAGCCGTTGTGGAGGACATGATCTTGAAGATGGCTGATGGACGCGAGTACAAAGTCCGCCAGGGTGACCGCGTCTCCCTTTTCCCCTATGTCGCTGTCCATATTGACCCAGATGTCCACCCTGATCCACTCACTTTCAAGTACGACCGCTTCCTCACACCAGAAGGGACCAGGAAAACAGACTTCTATAAGAATGGCAAGAAGGTGAAGTACTACAGCATGCCCTGGGGTGCCGGGGTGTCCATGTGTCCAGGCCGCTTCTTTGCCACCGGTGAGGTGAAGCAGTTTGTGTTTCTCATGCTGTCATACTTTGAGTTTGAGCTGACGGATCCAGAAGAGAAGATTCCATCGATTAATTGCAGGCGCTGGGGGTTCGGATCCATGCACCCAACAAGAAATGTCCAGTTCAGATACAGGTTGAGGTTCTAA